One Litoribacterium kuwaitense DNA window includes the following coding sequences:
- the hag gene encoding flagellin Hag, translating to MIINHNLPALNTHRQLTFNNTQTQSNMEKLSSGLRINRAGDDAAGLAISEKMRGQIRGLEQATRNAQDGISLIQTAEGALNETHSILQRMRELAVQSSNDTNTDADRAELQKEVDELAQEITRISNNTEFNTQNLLGGHFSGTFHIGANEGQSITLAIGAMDANSLGVDDGTGTPAADATTPATATAGIDISTQGAADSAITVINNAIETVSAERSKLGAYQNRLEHTINNLGTSAENLTAAESRIRDVDMAKEMMEFTKNNILSQASQAMLAQANQQPQGVLQLLR from the coding sequence ATGATTATTAACCATAACCTACCAGCGTTGAACACTCATCGCCAATTGACTTTCAACAACACGCAAACACAAAGTAATATGGAAAAACTATCGTCTGGTCTCCGCATTAACCGTGCTGGCGACGATGCTGCAGGTCTAGCGATCTCTGAGAAAATGCGCGGACAAATCCGTGGTCTTGAGCAAGCGACTCGTAACGCCCAAGACGGTATTTCTTTGATCCAAACAGCGGAAGGTGCTTTAAACGAAACGCACAGCATCCTGCAAAGAATGCGTGAGCTAGCGGTTCAGTCTTCCAACGACACGAACACAGATGCTGACCGTGCAGAGCTTCAAAAAGAAGTAGACGAGTTGGCACAAGAGATTACACGAATCTCGAACAATACAGAGTTTAATACGCAAAATTTATTAGGTGGCCATTTTAGCGGTACGTTCCATATTGGTGCTAACGAAGGTCAGAGTATTACACTTGCAATTGGTGCTATGGACGCAAACTCTTTGGGTGTTGATGACGGCACTGGGACCCCTGCTGCTGATGCGACTACGCCTGCTACAGCGACGGCTGGGATTGATATCTCAACACAAGGTGCTGCCGACAGTGCTATTACTGTAATCAACAATGCCATTGAAACCGTATCAGCTGAACGTTCAAAGCTTGGTGCATACCAAAACCGTCTTGAGCACACGATCAACAACCTCGGTACATCTGCTGAGAACTTGACTGCAGCTGAGTCTCGTATCCGTGACGTTGACATGGCGAAGGAAATGATGGAGTTCACGAAGAACAACATCCTTTCTCAAGCGTCTCAAGCGATGCTTGCGCAAGCGAACCAACAGCCACAAGGCGTTCTTCAGCTTCTTCGATAA
- a CDS encoding DUF1648 domain-containing protein, giving the protein MNGSWKRPKLHIPKTTSERISDIIGYGVWSASIALLIFVWNDLPDQVPAHYNFAGEVDRWGAKYELLILPAISLLLAVMMQIFEKYPETHNYPSRLNEDNAEAFYRLSRKLCNQVKNICLFLFAITQYESIAIALGWSMQGIGPWFFLLFIGGTMIPVAIALVKQRKIQ; this is encoded by the coding sequence ATGAACGGTTCATGGAAACGCCCAAAGCTTCATATTCCGAAAACGACAAGTGAACGGATATCGGATATCATCGGATACGGTGTGTGGAGCGCATCGATCGCTTTACTCATCTTCGTCTGGAACGATCTCCCCGATCAAGTACCCGCGCACTACAATTTTGCCGGTGAGGTTGATCGCTGGGGCGCAAAATACGAGCTGTTGATCTTACCTGCCATCAGCTTGCTGCTTGCGGTAATGATGCAAATCTTTGAAAAATATCCTGAGACCCACAATTACCCAAGTCGACTCAATGAAGACAACGCCGAAGCCTTTTATCGACTGAGTCGTAAGCTGTGCAATCAAGTGAAAAACATTTGTTTATTTCTTTTTGCAATCACGCAATACGAATCGATCGCCATCGCACTCGGCTGGTCTATGCAAGGCATAGGCCCATGGTTTTTCCTGCTTTTTATAGGGGGAACGATGATACCGGTTGCCATCGCGCTTGTGAAACAACGGAAGATTCAATGA
- the hag gene encoding flagellin Hag, translating into MIINHNLPALNTHRQLSFNNTQTQSNMEKLSSGLRINRAGDDAAGLAISEKMRGQIRGLEQATRNAQDGISMIQTAEGAMNETHSILQRMRELAVQSSNDTNTDADRGELQKEFNELIDEIDRIAGDTEFNTKKLLDGSAADVKFHIGANATQNISLTINNMDTTAMGTDGGGGGVALNTLKVDPSTGTGGILTQTDADAAITTVNNAIETVSAERSKLGAYQNRLEHTINNLGTSAENLTAAESRIRDVDMAKEMMEFTKNNILSQASQAMLAQANQQPQGVLQLLR; encoded by the coding sequence ATGATTATCAACCACAACCTACCAGCGTTGAACACTCATCGTCAATTGAGCTTTAACAACACACAAACGCAAAGCAACATGGAAAAGCTATCGTCTGGGTTACGTATTAACCGTGCTGGCGACGACGCAGCTGGTCTTGCGATTTCTGAAAAGATGCGCGGGCAAATCCGTGGTCTTGAGCAAGCGACTCGTAACGCCCAAGACGGCATCTCAATGATTCAAACTGCCGAAGGTGCAATGAACGAAACGCACAGCATCCTGCAAAGAATGCGTGAGCTAGCGGTTCAATCTTCCAACGACACGAACACAGATGCTGACCGTGGCGAGCTGCAAAAAGAATTTAATGAACTGATCGATGAGATTGATCGTATTGCAGGAGATACAGAGTTCAACACAAAGAAATTGCTTGATGGTTCTGCAGCAGATGTGAAATTCCACATCGGTGCAAATGCAACACAAAATATTTCTCTAACGATTAACAACATGGATACGACAGCGATGGGAACTGATGGCGGCGGTGGTGGCGTCGCATTAAATACGCTTAAAGTTGATCCGTCAACAGGTACAGGTGGTATTCTAACGCAAACTGATGCAGATGCGGCAATTACTACGGTGAATAATGCAATCGAAACCGTATCAGCTGAGCGTTCAAAGCTTGGTGCGTATCAAAACCGTCTTGAGCACACGATCAACAACCTCGGTACATCAGCTGAGAACTTGACTGCAGCTGAGTCTCGTATCCGTGACGTTGACATGGCGAAGGAAATGATGGAGTTCACGAAGAACAACATCCTTTCTCAAGCGTCGCAAGCAATGCTCGCGCAAGCGAACCAACAGCCACAAGGCGTTCTGCAATTACTTCGTTAA
- the hag gene encoding flagellin Hag: MIINHNLPALNTHRQLSFNNTQTQSNMEKLSSGLRINRAGDDAAGLAISEKMRGQIRGLEQATRNAQDGISLIQTAEGALNETHSILQRMRELAVQSSNDTNTDADRGELQKELNELVDEIDRISGDTEFNTKKLLNGDADSANGGTAIVFHIGANATQNISLDIASMDAAGLGVDGLKGAGISTQVDADTAITTINNAIETVSAERSKLGAYQNRLEHTINNLGTSAENLTAAESRIRDVDMAKEMMEFTKNNILSQASQAMLAQANQQPQGVLQLLR, translated from the coding sequence ATGATTATTAACCATAACCTACCAGCATTGAACACTCATCGCCAATTGTCTTTCAACAATACACAAACACAAAGCAACATGGAAAAGCTATCGTCTGGTCTGCGCATTAACCGTGCTGGCGACGACGCTGCAGGTCTAGCGATCTCTGAGAAAATGCGCGGGCAAATCCGTGGTCTTGAGCAAGCGACTCGTAACGCTCAAGATGGTATTTCTTTGATTCAAACAGCGGAAGGTGCTTTAAATGAAACGCACAGTATCCTGCAAAGAATGCGTGAGCTAGCGGTTCAATCTTCCAACGACACGAACACAGATGCTGACCGTGGCGAGCTGCAAAAAGAGTTAAACGAACTCGTTGATGAAATTGATCGTATTTCTGGCGATACAGAGTTTAACACGAAAAAATTGTTAAATGGTGATGCGGACAGTGCTAATGGTGGTACGGCGATCGTTTTCCACATTGGTGCGAACGCGACGCAAAACATTAGCTTAGATATTGCTTCTATGGATGCAGCAGGATTGGGAGTAGATGGTCTTAAAGGTGCTGGAATTAGTACACAGGTAGATGCAGATACAGCGATCACTACAATCAACAATGCCATTGAAACCGTATCAGCTGAACGTTCAAAGCTTGGTGCATACCAAAACCGTCTTGAGCACACGATCAACAACCTCGGTACATCTGCTGAGAACTTGACTGCGGCGGAGTCTCGTATCCGTGACGTTGACATGGCGAAAGAAATGATGGAGTTCACGAAGAACAACATCCTTTCTCAAGCGTCTCAAGCGATGCTCGCACAAGCGAACCAACAGCCACAAGGCGTTCTTCAGTTGCTTCGTTAA